GGTGGTGGGGCATCTGTTCGGCGGCGCCAAGAACACTTATCAACGGGCGCCACCCGACGGCCGCCGGCCGGTCAGCGACATGGGCTGGGAGATCTATCCCGAAGGCCTGACCCGCCTGCTTTTGCACTACGCCGCCTACGAATGGCCGCTGCTGGTCACCGAGAACGGCGTGGCCGACGCCCGCGGCGATCGCCGCCCGGATTTTCTGCGCGCGCACATCTACGCGCTGGATCAGGCCCGCGCCGGCGGGGCCGACGTCATCGGCTATATCGTGTGGTCGCTGATCGACAACTTCGAATGGTCGCGCGGCTATGAAGGGCGCTTTGGTTTGTTCAGCATCGACTTCGCCGGCGATCCGACGCTGCGCCGGCGGCCCACGCCCGCGGTGGCGACGTTTCAGGAAGCGGCGCGGGCGCTAGGCCGGGGGCCGTAGCGGCGCGTCCAGAGCTTCGCGCACCACTTTTTCCAGTTGCACCGGCGTGAACGGTTTGGCGATGAAGGGGATGCCGCTGACCGCCGGGCGATCGCTGTACCCGGACATGATCATCAACCGCAGCTCGGGCCGCAGCACCATCACCCGGCGCACAAGCTCGGGCCCGCTCATCACCGGCATCACCGCGTCGGTCAGCAGCAGATCCAAGCTGAGATCCGGCCGCTGGCACAGCTCCAGCGCCTCGGCGCCGTTGCGCGCCACCAGCACCTGATAGCCAGCCTGCTCCAGGATGCGGCGAACCAGGTTGCGAACCGCGTCCTCGTCTTCGACCAGCAAGATGGTGGTGGTGTCGCCGCGTGGGCTCAACACCGGCTCGGGCGCGTCGGCGGGCAGCGCCGCGCGATCCACGCGCGGCAGAAAGATCTCGAAGCGCGTCCCTTCGCCGAGCGCGGTGGTGAACCGGATGATGCCGCCGCTTTGGGTGACGATGCCGTACACCGTCGACAAACCGAGACCGGTGCCCTTGCCGGTCTTCTTGGTCGAGAAAAACGGCTCGAAGACGTGCGCCCGAACCTCGTCGCTCATGCCGGTGCCGCTGTCTTGCACGACCAGACGCACGAAAGCGCCCGGGCGCGCCTCGCTGCCGCCGGGGATGCCGCCGTCGTCCAGCGCGACGGTGGCGGTTTCAATCCGCAGCAAGCCTCCGTCCGGCATGGCCTCGCGCGCGTTCATCACCAGATTCACGATCACCTGTTCGATCTGGCCGGCGTCCGCCTTGATCTGGCCGATGTCCGGCGACAGCCCCAGCGACAGCGCGATCGATTCGCCGATCAGACCGCGCAGCAGGCTTTCCATGTTGCTCAGCACTTCGTTGGGGCTGAGCACCCGCGGCGACAGCACCTGCCGCCGGCTGAAGGCCAAGAGCTGGCGCACCAGGCCCACCGCCCGTTCGGAGGCCTTCTTGATCTCGCCCAGGTTCTCCGCCAGCTCGTCCGACGGCAGCACCGACGTCAGCGACAGCTCCGTGAAGCCGAGAATGACGGACAGCAGGTTGTTGAAGTCGTGGGCGATGCCGCCCGCCAGGCGGCCCACGGCGTCCATCTTCTGCGCGTGGCGCAGCTGTTCTTCCAGCCGGCGGCGTTCGTTCTCGACGCGCCGGATGTCGGTCAGCTCGCGCACGAAGGCGACGTAGCGGGCCGGGCCGGCCTGCAGGCGCACCAGCGTCAGCTCGATGGGGAAGCGGGTGCCGTCGGCGCGCACCGCCATCAGCTCTTGCCGCGGCAGCAAAACCCCGATCTGCCCGGTGGCTTCCCAGCGCGAAAAATTGGCCAGCTGGCGATCGCGACTTTCCGGCGAGACCACCACATCGAGAAGCGACTTGCCCACCACGTCGGCTGCCGCGTATCCGTAAATCTTCGCCGCCGCCGGATTGAAATCGATGATGCGCGATTCGGCGTCGATGGTGACGATGCCGTCCAGCGCCGAGGCGACGATCGCGCTCAGGTATGCCCGGCTGGCGCGCAACGCTTCTTCAGCGGGCTCCGGGTCATTGCCAGGGCGATCGGTCTTTGACCCCATTCGTTGCCAGCATAACGAAGCCGGGCGGCCGGCGCAGCAGCTATTGACGGTTGGCTATTGGAACCGCACGTGCACCGCCAGGCCCACGCCCCAGGTGCGCGCTCCGGCGTCGTCGCCGATATCGGGAAAGAGAAGCCAGGTCCGCAGATCAACCACCGGCGAGGCGGCGTATCCCAAGCCGAAACCCAGCGGATATTGATTGAACGAGCCGCCGCTTTGCGCGGTCCGCACGCCCAGCTGCGGACCAAACCATACGCGGCCGGCCTGGATCCACACGTCGACCGGGATGCTGATGGCGCTGCGCTGCGGATCGAACAGCACCGGCACGTAGACGCCGGTGTCGACGCGCACCTGGCCGATGCGGAACATCAGCGGAACGCCGAACAGGAAACCCAGGCGGGTGCCGCTTTCGATGGGAAAATAGGCGCGAAACTCCAGGCCCAGCTGGGCGCCTTCGCCGCGCGCCACCAACCAGCGCAGGTGCACCTCGGGATTGGCCACGCTGCTGGTGCCGGTGCCGTAGGTCTCGGTGTCCCAGGTGCGGCCAAATTGATCGGCGCGCATGCCGCGGCCTTCTCCATCAAAACGGATGCCGGTGCGAACGCCCAGCTCCAGCGACGGAACCAGCCCGCCGGCCAGCGCCAGGTTAAGGCCCATGCCGGTGACCGAGCGATCGTCGGGCCCCACCGGCGCGCGCCCGATGCCCACGCCCATGTCTGCCGCCGCTTCGCCGTAAGGAAGCACGATGCTGCGATAGATGAAGGCCGTCGCCTGGACCGGCGACGCGACGAGGAGAAAGAAACCGGCGCTGGTGAGCGCCGCGGCCGCCAGACCGGCCCGACCCGATCGGAAAGAACCGTTCATGCGCGCGATGATCGCCATGCCGCCGTCCGCTGGCAACCCGTCCGGGCGCTTTCGCGCTATAAATCCGCGGTTCATGGCTGATCTGGTGCAGTTGCGGCGAAAATCGCCGGTTTCGGACGCCGCCGGCGCGGTCGGCGGCGCCGCCAGCCCGTCGCGCCGCCTGGCCTACGTCGAGACCTACGGCTGCCAGATGAACGTCGCGGACACCGAGATGATGATGGGTTTGCTCCACGGCGCCGGCTACGCCCGCACCGACGACGCCGCGGCCGCCGACCTGATCTTGCTGAACACCTGCGCCGTGCGCGAAAAAGCCGAGGATCGCGTCTTCGCCCGCGCCAGCATGCTGGCCGCCGCGCACAAGGGCCGCCCGGGCGTCGTCCTGGGCGTCACCGGCTGCATGGCCGAGCATTTGAAAGAGACCATTCACGAACGAGCCCCGTACGTCGATCTGGTGATCGGCCCCGACGGATACCGCCGCCTGGTCGAACACATCGAGACCGCCCGCGCCGGCGCAGCGGTGCAAGACACCACGCTTGATCGCTATGAAACCTACGAAGGCCTGGATCCAGCGCGCCCGATGACCGGCGGGGTGACTGGCCACATCACGATCCAGCGCGGCTGTGACAAATTCTGCACCTTCTGCGTGGTGCCCTACACGCGTGGCCGCGAGCGCGGCACGCCCCCGCGCGAGGTCCTGCGCCAGGCGCGGGCCATGGCCGCGGCGGGCTACAAAGAAATTCAGCTCCTCGGACAGACGGTGAACTCGTATCAATACGAAGAGGTGGGGTTCGCCGAGCTGCTGCGCGCGGTGGCCACCGTCGAGGGCATCGAACGCATTCGCTTCATGTCGCCCTACCCGCTGGATTTTTCGTCGGCGGTGATCGCCGCCATGGCCGATACACCCAAGGTGGCGCGCCACGTTCACCTGCCGCTGCAGACCGCCGCCGACAGCGTGCTCGGACGCATGCGCCGCGGCTATCGTTACGACGACTTTCGCCGCCTGGTCGGCGCGCTGCGGGCGGCCCTGCCCGACGTCGCCATCAGCACCGATCTGCTGATCGGTTTTTGCGACGAGACCGAGGACGAGTTCGCCACCATCCTGCGCGCCCAAGAAGAGCTGCGCTTCGATTCGGCGTTCATGTTCGCCTACTCCGAACGCGCCGGCACGGTCGCCGCCCGCAAGATGCCCGACACCGTCGACGAAGAAACCAAGCAGCGGCGCCTGGCGGCGGTGATCGCCGTCCAGCATCGCATCAGCGGCGAGATCATGGCCGCCCAGATCGGCAAGCGCGAACGGGTGTTGATCGACCACCTCTCCAAGCGCTCGGCGACCGAGTTTCTGGCCCGCACCAGCGGCTACCGCTCGGTGCTGGTTCCGGCCGGTCCGGGCGTCGAACCGGGCGCGTTCGTCGACGTGGAGATCGTGCGCGCCACGCCGGCCACGCTGTTCGGCCGGGTCTGCGCCTAGGCGGGCGGCGCGCCCACCCGTTTGACCGGCGGTTGACCGGGCCGCGCGGGCCTGCTTTAATATACGTTCATCAGGATAGACGGATATGCAGACGCTCGCCGCCACCACCGATCTCTTGCAGCTGTTCGCCGAGCCCTCGCGGGTGCGGCTGGCGGCGCTGCTGGCGGAGCACGAGCTGACGGTGAACGACCTCACCAGCATCACGCAGCTCGGCCAGTCGCGGGTGTCCACCCACCTCGGCAAGCTGCGCGAGGCCGGCGTGCTGTGTGACCGGCGGGCGGGCGGGTCGACGTATTACCGTCTGAACAACGGCCAGATGCCTGCGGCGGCGCGCCAGGTGTGGACGCTGATCGCCGGCGATCTGCGCGACCAGCTGGTGGAGGTCGATCGCCAGCGCTGCGCCGCCCTGCTGGCGGCGCGCCAGAAGACCGCGCGCTGGCCCGACACGGTAGCCGGCGAGATGGAACGGCACTACTCGCCGGGACGGACCTGGGAGTCGCTGGGCCGCGGCCTGCTCGGTCTTTTGCGCCTCGGCGACACACTGGACGCCGGCGCCGGCGATGGCGCCACCGCGCAGCTCATCGCCCCGCACGCCAGATCGGTCACCTGCCTCGATCAAAGCGAGACCCTGATCCAGGCGGCGCGCACCCGCCTGGCCGGATTTTCCAACGTGCGCTTTCAGATCGGCGATCTGCACGATCTGCCCTTTCCTGACCGCAGCTTTGACGATGTCCTGCTGTTCAACGTCCTGACCGCGCTGGCCATGCCGGCCCGCGCGCTGGGCGAATGTGCGCGCGTGCTGCGCCCCGGTGGCCGCCTGGCCCTGGTGACGCTGGCCCAGCACGCGCACCAGGACGTCACCAGCGCCTACGCGCACCGCCACGCCGGCTTTGCCCCGGCGACCCTGAGAAAAATGCTGAAAAAAGCCCACCTGGACGTAGAACAGTGCGAAATCACCGTCCGCGAACGCCGCGCGCCTTATTTCCAGGTCGTCACCGCGCTCGGGCGCCGAAGCAAATAGAAACACCCAATAAGAACCATCAACGATGCACAAGCGAACCACCGAAGAGTATCTGCGCGATCAGTTGTCCCGACGCATTCTGCTGCTGGACGGCGCGATGGGTACGATGATCCAGCGCCACAAGCTCGGCGAGGCCGACTATCGCGGCGCCCGCTGGGCCAACCACGAGCGTGATCTCAAGGGCGACAACGATCTGCTGGTGCTGACCCGCCCGGACGTCATCGCCGGCATCCACGAGGCGTACCTGGCCGCCGGCAGCGATCTGATCGAGACCAACACCTTCAGCGCCAACGCGGTGGCGCAGGCGGATTATGGCCTCGAGACGCTGGCCTACGAGATGAACGTGGCCGCCGCGCGGCTGGCCAAAGCAGCGACCACCAAGTGGACAGCCACCACGCCCGACAAGCCGCGCTTCGTGGCCGGCGCCATCGGTCCCAGCAACCGGACGCTGTCGCTGTCGCCGGACGTGAACGACGCCTCGTTTCGGGCCATCACCTTCGACGCGCTCAAGACCGCGTACGCTGAACAGGTGCGCGGGCTCATCGACGGCGGCGTCGATCTGCTGATCCCCGAAACCTCGACGGACACGCTGAACCTGAAGGCTGCGCTGGTGGCCATCGAAGAGGTGTTCGAAGAAAAAGGCGTGCGCCTGCCGCTGATGCTGTCCGTGACCATCGTCGACAACAGCGGCCGCACGCTGTCGGGGCAGACCATCGACGCCTTCTGGACCTCGGTCGAGCACGCGCGGCCGCTGTCGGTGGGGATCAACTGCTCGCTCGGCGCGACGCAGATGCGGCCGTTTCTGGCCGACCTGTCCCAGGTGGCGACCTGCTTTGTCAGCTGTTACCCGAACGCCGGCTTGCCGAACCCGCTGGCCGCGACAGGCTACGACGAGGAGCCGCCCACCACCGCGTCGCTGCTGCGCGAGTTCGCCCAGTCCGGTCTGGTGAACATCGTCGGTGGCTGCTGCGGCACCACGCCCGAACACCTGGCGGCCATCGGCCGCGCGCTGGAAGGCATCAAGCCGCGCGTGGTGCCGACGGCAGCCACCAAGCCGGAGGTCGGCTACGCGCACTTCTCGGGCCTGGAGACGCTGACCGTTCGCCCCGACTCCACCTTCCTGATGATCGGCGAGCGCACCAACATCACCGGTTCGGCCAAGTTCGCCGAGCTCATCAAGCGCAACGACTTTGGCAAGGCGCTGGAGGTCGCGCTGGATCAGGTGCGCGGCGGAGCGAACATCCTCGACGTGAACATGGACGAGGGCATGGTCGACGGGCCGGCGGCCATGACCACGTTCTTGAACCTGGTGGCCACCGAGCCGGAGATCGCGCGCATCCCGATCATGATCGACAGCAGCCGCTGGTCGGTGATCGAGGCCGGCCTCAAGTGCGTACAGGGCAAAGGCATCGTCAATTCGATCAGCTTGAAAGAAGGCCCGGCGGAGTTCATCAGCCGCGCCAAGACGGTCAAGCGCTACGGCTTCGGCGTGGTGGTGATGGCCTTCGACGAGACCGGCCAGGCCGACACCGCCCTGCGCAAGGTCAGCATCTGCCAGCGCGCCTACCGAACGCTGGTCGACGAGGTCGGCTTCAATCCGCTGGACATCATCTTCGACCCGAACATCCTGGCGATTGCCACCGGCATCGACGAGCACAACGACTATGCCAAGAACTTCATCGAGGCCACGCGGATCATCAAGGCCACCTGCCCGGGGGTGAAGATCTCCGGCGGGGTCAGCAACCTGTCGTTCTCGTTTCGCGGCAACAACGTGGTGCGGGAGGCGATGCACTCGGCGTTTCTGTTTGCCGCCATTCGCGCCGGCATGGACATGGGCATCGTCAACGCCGGCCAGCTGGTGGTCTACGAAGACATCCCGCCCGCGCTGCTCGAACGCGTGGAAGACGTCATCTTCAACCGCCGCCCCGACGCCACCGAACGGTTGGTCGAGTTCGCCGACAGCGTCAAGGGTCAGGGCAAGAAGCGGGAGCTCGACCTCACCTGGCGCAACGACACGGTGGAAAAGCGCCTCAGCCACGCGCTGGTGGCCGGGGTGGTCGACTTCATCGAACAGGACGCCGAGGAGGCGCGGCAAAAATTCGCCCGCCCGTTGCACATCATCGAAGGCCCGTTGATGGACGGCATGCGCATCGTCGGCGATCTGTTCGGGGCCGGGAAAATGTTCCTGCCCCAGGTGGTGAAGAGCGCGCGCGCCATGAAGCGCGCCGTCGCCTACCTGCTGCCGTTCATGGAGCAGGAGAAAGCCGGCGGCGCCGATTCGGCCGGGAAGATCGTGATAGCCACGGTGAAAGGCGACGTCCACGACATCGGCAAGAACATCGTCGGCGTGGTCTTGGGCTGCAACAACTACCAGGTCGTCGATCTGGGCGTGATGGTCCCGTGCGAAAAGATCTTGCAGACGGCCGTGGCCGAGAAGGCGGACATGATCGGGCTTTCGGGCCTGATCACGCCGTCGCTGGACGAGATGGTGTACGTCGCCCAGGAGATGGAGCGGCAGGGAATGAAGATCCCGCTGCTCATCGGCGGGGCCACCACCAGCCGGCAACACACGGCGGTGAAGATCGCCCCACAGTTCTCGCAGACCACGGTGCACGTCCTTGATGCCTCTCGCGCGGTGGGCGTGGTGTCGCGCTTGAAGGACGCGACGGCGCGGGTGGAGTTCGATCGCCTGAACCGCGTCGAGCAGGCCGAGCTGCGCGAGCTGCACGGGAAAAAACAGGCCAAACCGCTGCTGCCGTTCGCCGCCGCCACCGCTCACCGCCTGCCCGTCGACTGGAAGCGGGCGGACATCGCCACGCCGTCGTTCACCGGCGTGCGCGTGGTGGACGACGTCAGCCTGGACGAGCTTGTGCGCTATATCGACTGGACCTTCTTCTTCACGGCGTGGGAGCTGCGCGGAAGATTTCCCGCGATTCTTGACCACCCCGAACAGGGCGGCGCCGCGCGCGAGCTTTACGCCAACGCCACCGCGCTTTTGAAGACCATCATCGACGGCAAGCTGCTGCGCCCGCGCGGCGTGTACGCCTTCTGGCCGGCAGCCAGCGACGGCAACGACGTGGTCCTTTTCACCGACGAGACCCGCGCCACTGAAAAGCTGCGCTTTAATATGCTGCGCCAGCAGGTGGTCAAATCAGACGACAAGCCGTATCTGTCGCTGGCCGACTTCGTCGCCCCGCGGGCCTCGGGGCTGCCCGATTACGTGGGGGCCTTCGCCGTCACCGCCGGACTGGGCGCCGCCGAGCTGGCTCAGCACTATGAAAAGAAGCTGGACGATTACAGCGCCATCATCGTCAAAGCGCTGGCCGATCGCCTGGCGGAAGCCTTCGCCGAATGCCTGCACGCCCGCGCCCGCCGCGACTGGGGGTATGGTGCAAGCGAAGATCTCTCCAACGAGGAGCTGATCGCCGAAAAATACCGCGGCATCCGCCCGGCCTTCGGTTATCCGGCCTGTCCTGACCACACGGAAAAGGCCAAGCTGTTCGATTTGCTGAACGCGCCTTCGGTCGGCATCAGCCTGACCGAAAGCTTTGCCATGCTCCCCGCCGCCAGCGTCAGTGGCCTCTATCTCGGGCACCCGCAAGCGCATTATTTCATGGTCGGACGCATCGGCCGCGACCAGGTCGAAGACTACGCCGCCCGCAAAAAAATGGCCGTTCCCGAGGCTGAGCGCTGGCTGGCCCCCAACCTCAGTTACACCTGACCGTCGACCGATTCGTTGACATTCCCGAGGGGCGAACGTACGTTTCGGCCCTCGTGGAGGATCAAAACATGCGCAGGACTGTCCTGAACGCGACCACCCCGCTGCTGGCGGCGCTGGTCATTGCTGCTGTGGCTGTTGTTGTTCCTGCTTGTAAACCCGACTACCCGTCTTGCGACAAAGACGAGCAGTGCCACGACAAAGAGTTCTGCGTGGAGCACAAATGCCAGCAGTGCCGGCAGTCGTCGGACTGCGGCGCCGGCCGCCAGTGCAACGCCGGCAAGTGCGAGGCCATCCCCGGTTACTGCACCAGCAAATCCCAGTGCCCAGCCAACCAGGAGTGCATCGCCAACCACTGCCGGCCCTGCGCCGCCAACAGCGAGTGCCCCGGCGGTGGCAAGTGCG
The Polyangia bacterium genome window above contains:
- a CDS encoding PAS domain S-box protein, giving the protein MGSKTDRPGNDPEPAEEALRASRAYLSAIVASALDGIVTIDAESRIIDFNPAAAKIYGYAAADVVGKSLLDVVVSPESRDRQLANFSRWEATGQIGVLLPRQELMAVRADGTRFPIELTLVRLQAGPARYVAFVRELTDIRRVENERRRLEEQLRHAQKMDAVGRLAGGIAHDFNNLLSVILGFTELSLTSVLPSDELAENLGEIKKASERAVGLVRQLLAFSRRQVLSPRVLSPNEVLSNMESLLRGLIGESIALSLGLSPDIGQIKADAGQIEQVIVNLVMNAREAMPDGGLLRIETATVALDDGGIPGGSEARPGAFVRLVVQDSGTGMSDEVRAHVFEPFFSTKKTGKGTGLGLSTVYGIVTQSGGIIRFTTALGEGTRFEIFLPRVDRAALPADAPEPVLSPRGDTTTILLVEDEDAVRNLVRRILEQAGYQVLVARNGAEALELCQRPDLSLDLLLTDAVMPVMSGPELVRRVMVLRPELRLMIMSGYSDRPAVSGIPFIAKPFTPVQLEKVVREALDAPLRPPA
- a CDS encoding metalloregulator ArsR/SmtB family transcription factor, which codes for MQTLAATTDLLQLFAEPSRVRLAALLAEHELTVNDLTSITQLGQSRVSTHLGKLREAGVLCDRRAGGSTYYRLNNGQMPAAARQVWTLIAGDLRDQLVEVDRQRCAALLAARQKTARWPDTVAGEMERHYSPGRTWESLGRGLLGLLRLGDTLDAGAGDGATAQLIAPHARSVTCLDQSETLIQAARTRLAGFSNVRFQIGDLHDLPFPDRSFDDVLLFNVLTALAMPARALGECARVLRPGGRLALVTLAQHAHQDVTSAYAHRHAGFAPATLRKMLKKAHLDVEQCEITVRERRAPYFQVVTALGRRSK
- the metH gene encoding methionine synthase yields the protein MHKRTTEEYLRDQLSRRILLLDGAMGTMIQRHKLGEADYRGARWANHERDLKGDNDLLVLTRPDVIAGIHEAYLAAGSDLIETNTFSANAVAQADYGLETLAYEMNVAAARLAKAATTKWTATTPDKPRFVAGAIGPSNRTLSLSPDVNDASFRAITFDALKTAYAEQVRGLIDGGVDLLIPETSTDTLNLKAALVAIEEVFEEKGVRLPLMLSVTIVDNSGRTLSGQTIDAFWTSVEHARPLSVGINCSLGATQMRPFLADLSQVATCFVSCYPNAGLPNPLAATGYDEEPPTTASLLREFAQSGLVNIVGGCCGTTPEHLAAIGRALEGIKPRVVPTAATKPEVGYAHFSGLETLTVRPDSTFLMIGERTNITGSAKFAELIKRNDFGKALEVALDQVRGGANILDVNMDEGMVDGPAAMTTFLNLVATEPEIARIPIMIDSSRWSVIEAGLKCVQGKGIVNSISLKEGPAEFISRAKTVKRYGFGVVVMAFDETGQADTALRKVSICQRAYRTLVDEVGFNPLDIIFDPNILAIATGIDEHNDYAKNFIEATRIIKATCPGVKISGGVSNLSFSFRGNNVVREAMHSAFLFAAIRAGMDMGIVNAGQLVVYEDIPPALLERVEDVIFNRRPDATERLVEFADSVKGQGKKRELDLTWRNDTVEKRLSHALVAGVVDFIEQDAEEARQKFARPLHIIEGPLMDGMRIVGDLFGAGKMFLPQVVKSARAMKRAVAYLLPFMEQEKAGGADSAGKIVIATVKGDVHDIGKNIVGVVLGCNNYQVVDLGVMVPCEKILQTAVAEKADMIGLSGLITPSLDEMVYVAQEMERQGMKIPLLIGGATTSRQHTAVKIAPQFSQTTVHVLDASRAVGVVSRLKDATARVEFDRLNRVEQAELRELHGKKQAKPLLPFAAATAHRLPVDWKRADIATPSFTGVRVVDDVSLDELVRYIDWTFFFTAWELRGRFPAILDHPEQGGAARELYANATALLKTIIDGKLLRPRGVYAFWPAASDGNDVVLFTDETRATEKLRFNMLRQQVVKSDDKPYLSLADFVAPRASGLPDYVGAFAVTAGLGAAELAQHYEKKLDDYSAIIVKALADRLAEAFAECLHARARRDWGYGASEDLSNEELIAEKYRGIRPAFGYPACPDHTEKAKLFDLLNAPSVGISLTESFAMLPAASVSGLYLGHPQAHYFMVGRIGRDQVEDYAARKKMAVPEAERWLAPNLSYT
- the miaB gene encoding tRNA (N6-isopentenyl adenosine(37)-C2)-methylthiotransferase MiaB — its product is MRAMIAMPPSAGNPSGRFRAINPRFMADLVQLRRKSPVSDAAGAVGGAASPSRRLAYVETYGCQMNVADTEMMMGLLHGAGYARTDDAAAADLILLNTCAVREKAEDRVFARASMLAAAHKGRPGVVLGVTGCMAEHLKETIHERAPYVDLVIGPDGYRRLVEHIETARAGAAVQDTTLDRYETYEGLDPARPMTGGVTGHITIQRGCDKFCTFCVVPYTRGRERGTPPREVLRQARAMAAAGYKEIQLLGQTVNSYQYEEVGFAELLRAVATVEGIERIRFMSPYPLDFSSAVIAAMADTPKVARHVHLPLQTAADSVLGRMRRGYRYDDFRRLVGALRAALPDVAISTDLLIGFCDETEDEFATILRAQEELRFDSAFMFAYSERAGTVAARKMPDTVDEETKQRRLAAVIAVQHRISGEIMAAQIGKRERVLIDHLSKRSATEFLARTSGYRSVLVPAGPGVEPGAFVDVEIVRATPATLFGRVCA